Proteins found in one Herbiconiux sp. A18JL235 genomic segment:
- a CDS encoding BTAD domain-containing putative transcriptional regulator: MSDARHSSATGHTGPVRVTVLGPVAVLAAAGERLEPAGVRARTLVAALALAAPRPLAPTQLIDEVWGDSPPGGAKAALQTLVSRLRAAVGDEVVESLPSGYRLGVEPDEIDLGAAELGLDRARAALDDGDDARAHALARDALTLWSGEPGADLGETAVADALRHRAAVASHGLTMAQATAAVRLGRAHEAEELAERLTVLAPFDDSARLLLMQALDALGRPTEALEAFADFRAAVQEAFGTSPSPELQALNLELLGREGEAPAFASSPAPVPRPAGRSATATATGPEAPEAPALISSRLTLSAPAAIVRGVRAAPNELIGRDDDLVALEQLLHRSRVITVLGPGGLGKTRIVHELAARAAASGAFESIVVVELAGVRSGDDVVFALAAALGIREVATSRRIGDQVVRADLRTRILNRLGERRTLLVVDNCEHLVEAAAAWCAELTGELPELTVLTTSRTPLAISSERVYALPPLGRAAGGAGGAGAAGGAGAAAAAAAGATAGAAGGADARAGGAGEAGSAAAAASVTSVSSVSSVAPLGSLPPGSPAQLDDPAVQLFVDRATAARPDALLPLDTVARLCSRLDGLPLAIELAAARIRSLSIDEIERRLSNRFVLLAGGDRSAPERHRTLFAVIEWSWNLLGRDEQRALASLSEFADGFGLEGAAAVLGVDELAALDLLDALVSQSLVSMVEGPVGMRYRMLETVREFGQQQLEREGRRDAVRDGLFGWADGLALRLLPDTDGARQVETFAAIAVEEDNLIDLLRRAIDAGRDEVVASVFALLGYYWSLRSAHSEVLAFSRPVYEVLQGYKPEASRRDLLTTGLVVVVATNLLIDLRFAVRPLSQLRRLVREHPPADERLATMAGVLLASGDENLLRSRVEVAMGSSHRPTALLGTIMGSVWAENEGRRADAVAYARAAARLAESLDDTWGGAMAAQMLGALHSQSNEPTDALRWAEQARLGLARLGAADDLRQIEWVIASNQIATGEFEAAREVFERLVVSPGESDGVDIAAIGNSGLAELARAEGRFAEAREYYARAIDTFASAPRMRASPWYLIVLSAALVAQTLDAPHLLAAALTDACAGGLGGAAGGLGGAAAGAVDASTATGRAVAAGAADGAVTSSPMAISNLGAPAAEADARGTAAAHFAAERLTLARRLRSRTLATLRLGGRVDHPVLGASVIGLAVWVHPLHPELTLELLALAESMGARQDSPALHLDALLTRFAHPHPAAPADGASAPDPLAADRASAAPSGPHLLDSARASAPDPLAAARASAAAVPAAERPARIAALLATPAPWSWGWH; encoded by the coding sequence GTGAGCGATGCCAGGCACTCGAGCGCCACCGGGCACACGGGCCCCGTGCGGGTGACCGTGCTCGGGCCCGTCGCGGTGCTCGCCGCCGCCGGCGAACGGCTGGAGCCGGCCGGCGTGCGAGCGAGAACGCTCGTCGCGGCGCTCGCCCTCGCGGCTCCCCGACCGCTGGCCCCGACCCAGCTCATCGACGAGGTCTGGGGCGACTCCCCACCGGGAGGCGCGAAGGCAGCGCTGCAGACCCTGGTGTCGCGCCTGCGCGCGGCGGTCGGCGACGAGGTCGTCGAGTCGCTGCCCTCCGGCTACCGACTCGGCGTCGAGCCCGACGAGATCGACCTCGGTGCCGCCGAGCTCGGCCTCGATCGAGCGCGGGCAGCGCTCGACGACGGCGACGACGCCCGAGCGCACGCACTCGCACGCGACGCGCTCACACTGTGGAGCGGAGAGCCCGGTGCCGATCTCGGCGAGACCGCGGTGGCCGATGCCCTCCGTCACCGCGCGGCGGTCGCCTCGCACGGTCTCACGATGGCCCAGGCGACGGCGGCTGTGCGACTCGGGCGAGCCCACGAGGCGGAGGAGCTCGCCGAGCGGCTGACCGTGCTCGCGCCCTTCGATGACAGCGCCCGGCTGCTGCTGATGCAGGCGCTCGACGCGCTCGGCAGGCCGACCGAGGCGCTCGAGGCGTTCGCCGACTTCCGGGCAGCTGTGCAGGAGGCTTTCGGGACGAGCCCGTCCCCTGAACTCCAGGCCTTGAACCTCGAGCTGCTCGGGCGGGAGGGCGAGGCGCCGGCGTTCGCATCGTCGCCGGCCCCGGTGCCTCGCCCGGCGGGAAGATCGGCGACGGCGACGGCGACGGGGCCGGAGGCGCCTGAAGCACCTGCCCTCATCTCCTCTCGTCTCACGCTCTCCGCCCCCGCCGCGATCGTGCGGGGCGTGCGGGCGGCACCCAACGAGCTCATCGGCCGCGACGACGACCTCGTCGCGCTCGAACAGCTCCTTCACCGCTCCCGCGTCATCACCGTGCTCGGGCCCGGCGGACTCGGCAAGACCCGCATCGTGCACGAGCTCGCCGCGCGTGCGGCGGCGTCCGGAGCGTTCGAGTCGATCGTCGTCGTCGAACTCGCCGGTGTACGGTCGGGAGACGACGTGGTGTTCGCGCTCGCTGCGGCCCTCGGCATCAGAGAGGTGGCGACGAGCCGACGCATCGGAGACCAGGTGGTGCGGGCCGATCTGCGCACGCGCATCCTGAACCGGCTCGGCGAACGGCGCACCCTGCTCGTCGTCGACAACTGCGAGCACCTCGTCGAGGCGGCCGCCGCGTGGTGCGCCGAGCTCACGGGCGAGCTGCCCGAGCTGACCGTGCTCACCACGAGCCGCACACCGCTCGCCATCTCGAGCGAGCGGGTCTACGCGCTGCCGCCGCTCGGGCGTGCCGCGGGCGGGGCGGGCGGCGCGGGGGCAGCGGGCGGGGCGGGTGCAGCCGCCGCAGCCGCCGCGGGGGCGACAGCGGGTGCAGCGGGCGGTGCGGATGCGAGAGCGGGCGGTGCGGGTGAAGCGGGGAGTGCGGCGGCAGCAGCATCCGTCACCTCTGTCTCCTCTGTCTCCTCAGTCGCCCCGCTCGGCTCCCTCCCGCCGGGCTCCCCCGCCCAGCTCGACGACCCCGCCGTACAGCTCTTCGTCGACCGGGCCACGGCCGCCCGCCCCGACGCGCTCCTCCCCCTCGATACCGTGGCGCGGCTGTGCTCTCGCCTGGACGGCCTGCCGTTGGCCATCGAGCTGGCGGCGGCGCGCATCCGTTCGCTGTCGATCGACGAGATCGAGCGCAGGCTGTCGAACCGCTTCGTGCTGCTGGCGGGCGGCGATCGTTCCGCGCCCGAGCGGCACCGCACGCTGTTCGCGGTGATCGAGTGGAGCTGGAACCTGCTCGGCCGCGACGAGCAGCGCGCCCTCGCGAGTCTCTCCGAGTTCGCCGACGGTTTCGGCCTCGAAGGCGCGGCTGCGGTGCTGGGCGTCGACGAGCTCGCCGCGCTCGACCTTCTCGACGCGCTGGTATCGCAGTCGCTCGTATCGATGGTCGAGGGGCCGGTCGGCATGCGGTACCGCATGCTCGAGACGGTGCGCGAGTTCGGACAGCAGCAGCTCGAGCGTGAAGGCCGGCGAGACGCGGTGCGCGACGGCCTGTTCGGCTGGGCCGACGGGCTGGCGCTCCGCCTGCTGCCCGACACCGACGGTGCTCGGCAGGTCGAGACCTTCGCGGCGATCGCCGTCGAGGAGGACAACCTCATCGACCTCCTTCGCCGCGCCATCGACGCCGGGCGCGACGAGGTCGTCGCGTCGGTGTTCGCGCTACTCGGCTACTATTGGTCGCTGCGAAGCGCGCACAGTGAGGTGCTGGCGTTCAGCCGGCCCGTCTACGAGGTGCTGCAGGGGTACAAGCCCGAGGCGTCGCGGCGCGACCTGCTCACGACCGGGCTCGTGGTGGTCGTGGCGACGAACCTGCTGATCGATCTGCGCTTCGCGGTTCGGCCGCTGTCGCAGCTGAGGCGTCTGGTACGCGAGCATCCGCCGGCCGACGAGCGCCTGGCGACGATGGCGGGCGTGCTGCTGGCGTCGGGAGACGAGAACCTGCTGCGCTCGCGCGTCGAGGTGGCCATGGGCTCGTCGCACCGGCCCACCGCGCTGCTCGGCACGATCATGGGCAGCGTCTGGGCCGAGAACGAGGGGCGCCGGGCGGATGCGGTGGCCTACGCCCGTGCTGCCGCCCGCCTCGCCGAGTCGCTCGACGACACCTGGGGCGGGGCGATGGCCGCGCAGATGCTCGGCGCCCTGCACAGCCAGAGCAACGAGCCGACGGATGCGCTGCGCTGGGCCGAGCAGGCCCGTCTCGGTCTCGCACGGCTCGGCGCCGCCGACGACCTGCGGCAGATCGAGTGGGTGATCGCCAGCAACCAGATCGCCACGGGCGAGTTCGAGGCGGCGCGAGAAGTGTTCGAGCGGCTCGTGGTGAGCCCGGGTGAGAGCGACGGCGTCGACATCGCCGCGATAGGCAACTCCGGCCTCGCCGAGCTCGCCCGCGCCGAGGGCCGCTTCGCCGAGGCCCGCGAGTACTACGCCCGCGCCATCGACACCTTCGCCTCCGCCCCGCGCATGCGCGCCTCCCCCTGGTACCTCATCGTGCTCTCGGCGGCCCTCGTCGCCCAGACCCTCGACGCCCCGCACCTGCTCGCCGCGGCGCTCACGGACGCGTGCGCGGGTGGCTTGGGTGGCGCGGCGGGTGGCTTGGGTGGTGCGGCGGCCGGCGCGGTGGACGCAAGCACCGCCACCGGCCGCGCGGTGGCCGCCGGTGCCGCGGACGGGGCAGTCACGTCCTCCCCGATGGCCATCTCGAACCTCGGGGCGCCCGCCGCCGAGGCCGACGCCCGCGGCACGGCCGCCGCCCACTTCGCCGCAGAGCGCCTCACGCTGGCTCGCCGTCTGCGTTCGCGCACCCTGGCGACCCTCCGCCTGGGCGGACGTGTCGACCACCCCGTGCTCGGCGCCTCCGTCATCGGACTCGCCGTCTGGGTGCACCCCCTCCACCCCGAGCTCACCCTCGAGCTCCTCGCCCTCGCCGAGTCGATGGGCGCCCGCCAGGACTCCCCCGCCCTCCACCTCGACGCCCTCCTCACCCGCTTCGCCCACCCCCATCCCGCCGCCCCCGCCGACGGCGCATCCGCCCCCGACCCGCTCGCCGCCGACCGCGCATCCGCCGCCCCATCCGGCCCCCACCTGCTCGACTCGGCCCGCGCATCCGCCCCCGACCCGCTCGCCGCTGCCCGCGCATCCGCCGCAGCTGTGCCCGCCGCCGAGCGGCCCGCCCGCATCGCCGCACTTCTCGCCACCCCCGCCCCGTGGTCGTGGGGCTGGCACTGA
- a CDS encoding ABC transporter permease yields the protein MTTTIAPATIAPGASRTLKNHVSIAQTVQNSFSMAARGLIKIRRTPEQLIDVTLQPIIFTLMFTYIFGGAIAGSIADYLPQLIPGILVQTVITTSVVTGIQLREDMDKGVFDRFKSLPIARIAPLAGALLADTVRYAIATTLTFTMGVIMGYRPGGGFGFVVLAGLLVIACSWAISWIFAFFGVIARSASSVQGISFLVLFPLTFLSNAFVPVDTLPTFLQWFVNINPVSHLVTAVRDLANNGMWTSDAWISLLGAAIIVAIFAPLTVRAYMKKA from the coding sequence ATGACCACGACCATCGCCCCCGCCACCATCGCCCCCGGGGCCAGCCGCACCCTCAAGAACCACGTCAGCATCGCGCAGACCGTGCAGAACTCGTTCAGCATGGCGGCTCGCGGGCTCATCAAGATCAGGCGCACGCCCGAGCAGCTCATCGACGTGACGCTGCAGCCGATCATCTTCACGCTGATGTTCACGTACATCTTCGGTGGGGCGATCGCGGGCAGCATCGCCGACTACCTGCCGCAGCTCATTCCGGGCATCCTCGTGCAGACCGTGATCACCACGTCGGTCGTGACCGGCATCCAGCTGCGCGAAGACATGGACAAGGGCGTGTTCGACCGCTTCAAGTCGCTGCCCATCGCCCGCATCGCACCGCTGGCCGGCGCGCTGCTCGCCGACACCGTGCGCTACGCCATCGCCACCACGCTCACCTTCACGATGGGCGTGATCATGGGATACCGCCCGGGCGGCGGCTTCGGGTTCGTGGTGCTGGCGGGGCTGCTCGTCATCGCCTGCTCGTGGGCGATCAGCTGGATCTTCGCGTTCTTCGGCGTCATCGCCCGCAGCGCGTCGAGTGTGCAGGGCATCTCGTTCCTGGTGCTGTTCCCGCTGACGTTCCTGTCGAACGCGTTCGTGCCCGTCGACACGCTGCCGACGTTCCTGCAGTGGTTCGTGAACATCAACCCGGTGTCGCACCTCGTGACGGCCGTGCGCGACCTCGCGAACAACGGCATGTGGACGAGCGACGCGTGGATCTCGCTGCTCGGCGCCGCGATCATCGTCGCGATCTTCGCGCCGCTCACGGTGCGGGCGTACATGAAGAAGGCGTGA
- a CDS encoding DUF1684 domain-containing protein, which yields MSDSEFEKAWGSWHEARLRTVTAPHGTASLVATHWLTAEPQRLHGLEGSWHLDDGAVVGDDFTIEEGGETLVGRLLLRHFRRDDDVAVRVLDPEATSRASVDGISAYSPDEAWVLKGRFTPAPVDATVELHLVDGYVESSRLAGTIALEVDGREVELVATGDASGMLVVFGDTTNGDETYRFRFLKLRADAGGGEIEVDFNRAYLPPCAFADFYVCPFPPPQNRLDVPVRAGEKSVVRSTEGSAVA from the coding sequence ATGAGCGACAGCGAGTTCGAGAAGGCCTGGGGGAGCTGGCACGAGGCCAGGCTGCGCACCGTCACCGCCCCGCACGGCACGGCTTCGCTGGTGGCAACCCACTGGCTGACGGCCGAGCCGCAGCGACTGCACGGGCTCGAAGGGTCGTGGCACCTCGACGACGGGGCGGTCGTGGGCGACGACTTCACCATCGAGGAGGGCGGTGAGACCCTCGTCGGGCGGCTGCTTCTGCGGCACTTCCGGCGCGACGACGACGTCGCCGTGCGGGTGCTCGACCCCGAAGCGACGAGCCGCGCATCCGTCGACGGCATCAGCGCCTACTCTCCCGACGAGGCGTGGGTGCTGAAGGGGCGGTTCACGCCGGCCCCCGTCGACGCCACCGTCGAACTGCACCTCGTCGACGGCTACGTCGAGAGCTCGCGGCTGGCCGGCACCATCGCGCTCGAGGTTGACGGGCGCGAGGTCGAGCTGGTGGCCACGGGCGATGCGAGCGGGATGCTCGTGGTGTTCGGCGACACCACGAACGGCGACGAGACCTACCGCTTCCGCTTCCTCAAGCTGCGGGCCGATGCGGGCGGCGGCGAGATCGAGGTCGACTTCAATCGGGCGTACCTTCCGCCCTGCGCCTTCGCCGACTTCTACGTCTGCCCCTTCCCGCCGCCCCAGAACCGGCTCGACGTGCCGGTTCGGGCGGGCGAGAAGTCCGTGGTGAGAAGTACTGAGGGGAGCGCCGTCGCATGA
- a CDS encoding thioredoxin domain-containing protein codes for MTNRLASAISPYLRSHAENPVDWWAWGEEAFAEARRRDVPVLVSIGYSTCHWCHVMARESFSDPALAAVLNERFVAVKVDREEHPEVDSAYLAAAGAFTQNLGWPLNVFTTGDAKVFYGGTYSPPVPVDGHPSFRQVLDAVWEAWTARRGEVETLAGEVAAAVGAAGAADTGPDVALPGAEALAGAVGELLEYEDTQDGGFGGAPKFPVAPVLRFLLASPAPGARELAHRTLRAMAESPLRDAVEGGFFRYATRRDWSDPHYERMLYDNALLLDAYTIAWAQDATPEGSWARDTAAGVASFLVSVMQLPGGGFASAQDSESTVDGRRVEGGYYLLDAAGRAQQSPPALDEKVLTGWNGLAISALARAGLALDDPALIAAARHAADFLLAEHMRGEVLVRASVDGVASEARATLEDYGMLAEGLLRLGAATGSVRYAEAGRMLVDAVLDAGFSVPGGGDPVLGARGLAVELDPSEGAYPSGSSAVCSAALLLHALTGRREYRSAVISAVSRVAPLAVTRPISFGTTLELLTRLSTPFEELVLIEPDGDAVPAGGGAGPDSGGDGDGAREERAPMVSEETRMAAEGLRAAVRMATSDLVAVASESAAAMLASAGFELFAGRTAPSGVPTAYLCHDAVCRLPATTASALAAAR; via the coding sequence ATGACGAATCGCCTCGCCTCCGCCATCAGCCCGTATCTGAGGTCGCACGCCGAGAATCCGGTCGACTGGTGGGCGTGGGGCGAGGAGGCGTTCGCCGAGGCCCGGCGCCGCGATGTCCCGGTGCTGGTGTCGATCGGCTACTCCACCTGCCACTGGTGCCACGTCATGGCGCGCGAGAGCTTCAGCGACCCTGCGCTCGCCGCCGTGCTGAACGAGCGGTTCGTGGCGGTGAAGGTCGACCGGGAGGAGCATCCTGAGGTCGACTCCGCCTACCTCGCCGCGGCGGGGGCGTTCACGCAGAACCTGGGCTGGCCGCTCAACGTGTTCACGACGGGCGACGCGAAGGTGTTCTACGGGGGCACCTACTCGCCGCCGGTGCCCGTTGACGGGCATCCGTCGTTCCGGCAGGTGCTCGACGCGGTGTGGGAGGCATGGACGGCTCGGCGCGGTGAGGTGGAGACTCTGGCGGGCGAGGTGGCGGCAGCGGTCGGAGCCGCGGGGGCGGCCGACACGGGCCCCGACGTCGCCCTCCCCGGCGCCGAGGCGCTCGCCGGAGCCGTCGGCGAGCTGCTCGAGTACGAAGACACGCAAGACGGCGGGTTCGGCGGAGCACCCAAGTTCCCGGTGGCACCCGTGCTGCGCTTCCTGCTCGCGTCGCCGGCACCGGGGGCGCGGGAGCTCGCCCACCGCACGTTGCGGGCGATGGCGGAGTCGCCGCTGCGCGACGCGGTGGAGGGCGGGTTCTTCCGGTACGCCACCCGCCGCGACTGGAGCGACCCGCACTACGAACGGATGCTCTACGACAACGCCCTGCTGCTCGACGCGTACACGATCGCGTGGGCGCAGGACGCCACGCCCGAGGGCAGCTGGGCCCGCGACACCGCCGCGGGGGTGGCCTCGTTCCTGGTCTCGGTGATGCAGTTGCCCGGGGGTGGTTTCGCGTCGGCGCAAGACTCCGAGAGCACCGTCGACGGGCGCCGCGTGGAGGGCGGGTACTACCTGCTCGACGCCGCCGGCCGCGCGCAGCAGAGCCCGCCGGCGCTCGACGAGAAGGTGCTCACCGGCTGGAACGGGCTCGCCATCTCGGCACTCGCCCGCGCCGGCCTCGCGCTCGACGACCCGGCGCTCATCGCCGCCGCCCGGCACGCCGCCGACTTCCTGCTCGCCGAGCACATGCGGGGCGAGGTGCTCGTGCGTGCCTCGGTCGACGGTGTGGCGTCGGAGGCGCGCGCCACCCTCGAAGACTACGGAATGCTCGCCGAGGGCCTGCTGCGGCTCGGTGCTGCGACCGGCTCGGTGCGGTACGCGGAGGCGGGGCGGATGCTCGTCGACGCGGTGCTCGACGCCGGCTTCTCGGTGCCGGGCGGGGGCGACCCGGTGCTCGGGGCACGGGGGCTCGCGGTGGAGCTCGACCCCTCGGAGGGGGCGTACCCCTCCGGGTCGAGCGCCGTGTGCTCGGCGGCCCTGCTGCTGCACGCGCTTACCGGTCGGCGCGAGTACCGGTCGGCGGTGATATCGGCGGTCTCGCGAGTGGCGCCCCTGGCCGTCACCCGCCCCATCTCGTTCGGCACCACCCTCGAGCTGCTCACCCGCCTCTCCACCCCCTTCGAAGAACTCGTGCTCATCGAGCCCGACGGCGACGCCGTCCCTGCAGGCGGCGGCGCGGGCCCAGACAGCGGCGGCGATGGCGACGGCGCCCGCGAGGAGCGCGCGCCGATGGTGTCTGAGGAGACGCGCATGGCGGCCGAGGGCCTCCGCGCGGCGGTGCGCATGGCGACGAGTGATCTCGTCGCGGTCGCGAGCGAGTCCGCGGCGGCGATGCTCGCCTCGGCGGGCTTCGAGCTCTTCGCCGGCCGCACGGCCCCGTCGGGCGTGCCCACCGCCTACCTCTGCCACGACGCGGTCTGCCGCCTCCCCGCCACCACCGCCTCGGCCCTCGCGGCCGCCCGCTGA
- a CDS encoding ATP-binding cassette domain-containing protein produces the protein MNPNARIHGDWAVEAHGLVKVFGDNRAVDGVDLSVRTGTVYGVLGPNGAGKTTTIRMLATLLKPDGGEATVFGHDIRREPQVVRQLIGVTGQYASVDETLSATENLVLFSRLNGLSRRDARKKSTELLEEFGLTEAAKRPLKKFSGGMRRRLDLAASLISQPPLIFLDEPTTGLDPRTRAQMWDTIRRLVSTGSTVLLTTQYLDEADQLADRIAVIDRGVVVAEGTADELKGSVGQASLLLRLADAANLERARFAILDVLGVESVLSPEAGRVTAPMTDPDSVTDLLIRLRADGIAVAELSVQQPTLDEVFLALTGHTAGDGTDAADASRASGTAEGAAPGDAAAASELELETSR, from the coding sequence ATGAACCCGAACGCCCGCATCCACGGCGACTGGGCCGTCGAAGCCCACGGACTCGTCAAGGTCTTCGGCGACAACCGCGCCGTCGACGGCGTCGACCTCAGCGTGCGCACCGGCACCGTCTACGGCGTGCTCGGCCCGAACGGCGCCGGCAAGACCACCACCATCCGCATGCTCGCCACCCTGCTGAAGCCCGACGGGGGCGAAGCCACCGTCTTCGGCCACGACATCCGTCGCGAGCCGCAGGTGGTGCGGCAGCTCATCGGCGTCACCGGCCAGTACGCCAGCGTCGACGAGACGCTCAGCGCCACCGAGAACCTCGTGCTGTTCTCCCGCCTCAACGGGCTCAGCCGACGGGATGCGCGCAAGAAGTCCACAGAGCTCCTCGAGGAGTTCGGACTCACAGAAGCAGCCAAACGCCCCCTCAAGAAGTTCTCGGGTGGTATGCGCCGTCGCCTCGACCTCGCCGCCAGCCTCATCTCGCAGCCGCCGCTCATCTTCCTCGACGAGCCCACCACCGGCCTCGACCCGCGCACCCGCGCTCAGATGTGGGACACCATCCGGCGCCTCGTCTCCACCGGGTCGACGGTGCTCCTCACCACCCAGTACCTCGACGAGGCCGACCAGCTCGCCGACCGCATCGCCGTCATCGACCGCGGTGTCGTCGTGGCCGAGGGCACGGCGGATGAGCTGAAGGGCTCGGTCGGCCAGGCCTCGCTGCTGCTGCGCTTGGCCGACGCCGCGAACCTCGAGCGGGCGCGCTTCGCCATCCTCGACGTGCTCGGCGTCGAGTCGGTGCTGAGCCCCGAGGCCGGGCGCGTGACCGCCCCCATGACCGACCCCGACTCGGTCACCGACCTGCTCATCCGGCTGCGGGCCGACGGCATCGCCGTCGCCGAGCTCTCGGTGCAGCAGCCCACCCTCGACGAGGTGTTCCTCGCCCTCACCGGGCACACCGCCGGAGACGGAACGGATGCTGCCGACGCGAGTCGCGCATCCGGAACCGCCGAGGGTGCCGCCCCCGGCGACGCAGCCGCCGCATCCGAACTCGAACTGGAGACCAGCCGATGA